One Micromonospora sp. WMMD1120 genomic region harbors:
- a CDS encoding ATP-binding protein, protein MPAVATPSAPPPTLDNPAGGALSLIFTTLPALLRLTCGLVGAAVALSVRTPPVEPAVLLPVVAALTGWSLWYAYRALTEGIGPVLVAGDVAVTATACVLIPVLVAPEVLPGEGSWIAVLASTTVINTQATASARWSIPAGLLVIIAYVVGTQAAGNPTEARAHTATLLAQTLCTAMMAAVMRRRIGRADRAFAEHQRLTREALVARAARDAERQHNRDLHDTVLGTLTMVGQGAVAGPSAIFRDRCVADLRTLGTPHDGGPVAGDGPVPLDARLSAVAGRLPELAMRLDLAPCAVPAGVADAISESAYAALSNVLRHAPGVAATLRLSPDAIGVVVEVVDDGPGFDPATVPPHRYGLRESIRGRMATVGGRAEVCSAIGAGTRIRLEWPGVG, encoded by the coding sequence ATGCCGGCCGTTGCCACCCCGAGCGCGCCACCCCCCACGCTGGACAATCCGGCCGGCGGCGCGTTGAGCCTCATCTTCACCACGCTGCCGGCGCTGCTGCGACTGACCTGCGGGCTGGTGGGCGCGGCGGTCGCCCTGTCGGTGCGGACCCCACCCGTCGAGCCGGCGGTGCTGCTGCCCGTGGTGGCCGCGCTGACCGGCTGGTCGCTCTGGTACGCGTACCGCGCGCTCACCGAGGGGATCGGCCCGGTCCTCGTCGCCGGTGACGTCGCGGTCACCGCGACCGCCTGTGTCCTCATCCCCGTGCTGGTGGCGCCGGAGGTCCTACCCGGCGAGGGCAGTTGGATAGCGGTGCTGGCCAGCACGACGGTGATCAACACACAGGCCACCGCCTCGGCGCGCTGGTCGATCCCGGCCGGGCTGCTCGTGATCATCGCGTACGTGGTGGGCACGCAGGCGGCCGGCAACCCGACCGAGGCTCGGGCGCACACCGCCACCCTGCTGGCGCAGACCCTGTGCACGGCGATGATGGCGGCGGTGATGCGCCGCCGTATCGGCCGGGCCGACCGCGCCTTCGCCGAGCACCAGCGGCTCACCCGGGAGGCGCTGGTCGCGCGGGCCGCCCGCGACGCCGAACGGCAGCACAACCGCGACCTGCACGACACGGTGCTCGGCACGCTGACCATGGTGGGGCAGGGCGCGGTGGCCGGGCCCTCGGCGATCTTCCGCGATCGTTGCGTCGCTGACCTGCGTACCCTCGGAACGCCGCACGACGGCGGCCCGGTGGCCGGCGACGGTCCGGTGCCGCTCGACGCGCGGTTGTCGGCGGTGGCGGGCCGGCTGCCCGAGTTGGCGATGCGCCTGGACCTGGCCCCCTGCGCCGTCCCCGCCGGAGTGGCCGACGCGATCAGCGAGAGCGCCTACGCGGCGTTGTCGAACGTGCTCCGCCACGCGCCGGGCGTGGCGGCGACGCTGCGGTTGAGCCCCGACGCGATCGGCGTCGTGGTCGAGGTCGTCGACGACGGCCCCGGCTTCGACCCGGCCACCGTCCCACCGCATCGGTACGGCCTGCGCGAGTCGATCAGAGGGCGGATGGCGACGGTCGGTGGGCGGGCCGAGGTGTGTTCCGCCATCGGCGCGGGCACCCGGATCAGGCTGGAGTGGCCCGGTGTCGGCTGA
- a CDS encoding glycogen debranching N-terminal domain-containing protein yields MGQSNTIRILDGSTFVVCEDTGDIEATPTEPTGLFSLDTRFLSTWVLSVNGERLNSLSFDDLQYYESRFFLVPGMATHYVDAKLSIIRERAVGGSFREQVTILNHDEKPVDLEVRMDAASDFADLFQVKDEILNKKGETFTEVESDRLRLGYRRGNFRRETVISSTMGPRYDSKGFAYTVHLEPNEQWEAAIHVETRAVGPGGRDLRLGVRVHDTERQELQRDLEQWIADAPKVNSEHGRVASTYRRSLIDLAALRFSPLSLGGATLPAAGLPWFMTMFGRDSILTCLQTLPFTPQLSKTTLRILAALQGSRFDDFRDEDPGRILHEMRYGETAAFEEQPHSPYYGSVDATPLFVVLLDEYERWTGDVALVKELEQESRAALRWIDNYADLVGNGYIWYERRNTDTGLENQCWKDSWDSISYSDGTLPPFPRATCEVQGYAYDAKVRAARLAREFWDDPEFADQLEREAAELKERFNREWWVADGEFFALALDPDGRQCDILSSNNGHLLWSGIVEPERAEKLAAHLVGPRLFSGWGVRTLAEGEIRYNPIGYHNGTIWPFDNSFIAWGLRRYGFAEEAATIASGILDAATYFDGRLPEAFGGYPRELTKFPVEYPTACSPQAWSTGTPLLLLRTMLGLEPHGGHLAVEPRLPVGMGRIEVLDIPGRWGRVDAFARGRLTLDNLGD; encoded by the coding sequence ATGGGACAGAGCAACACGATCCGGATCCTGGACGGCAGCACGTTCGTCGTCTGCGAGGACACCGGCGACATCGAGGCGACACCGACCGAGCCCACCGGGCTGTTCTCCCTCGACACGCGGTTCCTGTCGACCTGGGTGCTGAGCGTCAACGGTGAGCGGCTCAACTCGCTCTCCTTCGACGACCTCCAGTACTACGAGTCGCGGTTCTTCCTCGTCCCGGGCATGGCCACGCACTACGTGGACGCCAAGTTGTCGATCATCCGGGAGCGCGCGGTGGGCGGGAGCTTCCGGGAGCAGGTCACCATCCTCAACCACGACGAGAAGCCGGTCGACCTGGAAGTGCGGATGGACGCGGCGTCGGACTTCGCCGACCTGTTCCAGGTGAAGGACGAGATCCTGAACAAGAAGGGCGAGACCTTCACCGAGGTGGAGTCGGACCGGCTGCGGTTGGGCTACCGCCGGGGCAACTTCCGGCGCGAGACCGTCATCTCGTCGACCATGGGACCCCGTTACGACAGCAAGGGGTTCGCGTACACAGTGCACCTGGAGCCCAACGAGCAGTGGGAGGCCGCGATCCACGTCGAGACCCGCGCGGTCGGGCCGGGTGGCCGGGACCTACGACTCGGCGTGCGCGTGCACGACACCGAGCGGCAGGAGCTCCAGCGCGACCTGGAGCAGTGGATCGCCGACGCCCCGAAGGTCAACAGTGAGCACGGGCGGGTGGCCAGCACGTACCGGCGCAGCCTGATCGACCTGGCGGCGCTGCGCTTCTCGCCGCTGTCGCTGGGCGGGGCGACCCTGCCGGCCGCCGGGTTGCCCTGGTTCATGACCATGTTCGGTCGGGACAGCATTCTCACCTGCCTCCAGACGCTGCCGTTCACCCCGCAGTTGTCGAAGACCACGCTGCGCATCCTGGCCGCGCTGCAGGGCAGCCGGTTCGACGACTTCCGGGACGAGGACCCCGGGCGCATCCTGCACGAGATGCGCTACGGCGAGACGGCGGCCTTCGAGGAGCAGCCCCACTCGCCGTACTACGGCTCGGTGGACGCGACGCCGCTGTTCGTCGTGCTGCTCGACGAGTACGAGCGCTGGACCGGGGACGTCGCGCTGGTCAAGGAGTTGGAGCAGGAGTCCCGGGCGGCGTTGCGGTGGATCGACAACTACGCCGACCTGGTCGGTAACGGCTACATCTGGTACGAGCGGCGCAACACCGACACCGGCCTGGAGAACCAGTGCTGGAAGGACTCCTGGGACTCGATCTCCTACTCCGACGGCACGCTGCCGCCGTTTCCGCGCGCGACGTGCGAGGTGCAGGGGTACGCGTACGACGCGAAGGTCCGCGCGGCCCGGCTGGCCCGGGAGTTCTGGGACGACCCGGAGTTCGCCGACCAGTTGGAGCGGGAGGCGGCGGAGCTGAAGGAGCGGTTCAACCGGGAGTGGTGGGTGGCCGACGGCGAGTTCTTCGCCCTGGCCCTGGACCCGGACGGCCGCCAGTGCGACATCCTCAGCTCCAACAACGGTCACTTGCTGTGGAGCGGCATCGTCGAGCCCGAGCGCGCCGAGAAGCTGGCCGCGCACCTGGTCGGGCCGCGACTGTTCTCCGGCTGGGGGGTGCGTACGCTCGCCGAGGGCGAGATCCGGTACAACCCGATCGGCTACCACAACGGCACGATCTGGCCGTTCGACAACTCGTTCATCGCCTGGGGTCTACGGCGGTACGGCTTCGCCGAGGAGGCCGCGACCATCGCCAGCGGCATCCTGGACGCGGCCACCTACTTCGACGGCCGGTTGCCGGAGGCGTTCGGCGGCTACCCACGCGAGCTGACCAAGTTCCCGGTGGAGTACCCGACGGCGTGCAGCCCGCAGGCGTGGTCGACGGGTACGCCGCTGTTGCTGCTGCGGACCATGCTCGGCCTGGAGCCGCATGGCGGTCACCTGGCGGTCGAGCCACGCCTGCCGGTCGGGATGGGCCGTATCGAGGTGCTGGACATCCCGGGTCGCTGGGGTCGGGTGGACGCGTTCGCCCGGGGCCGGCTGACCCTGGACAACCTCGGCGACTGA
- a CDS encoding response regulator transcription factor, with product MGADPVAAVSDGRPVGVAIVDDHPVVVEGVRAWLATEPRLTVLATGDDPDVVLRAAPDADVVLLDLRLHGRMALDKLAELSAAGRRVVVYSEHTDPQTMLAALDAGAVAFLAKHEGREHCVETVLAAASDRPYVPPALAGAMVGDPRPDRPMLSDKEREALLLWFQSMSKASVARRMQISEHTVKQYVDRARIKYTRAGRPAATKAALLARAIEDGLVRPEEIGIYRSTAKHDRPTP from the coding sequence ATGGGCGCAGACCCAGTGGCGGCGGTGAGCGACGGTCGGCCGGTCGGGGTGGCGATCGTCGACGATCACCCGGTGGTGGTGGAGGGTGTCCGCGCCTGGCTCGCCACCGAGCCGAGACTGACCGTTCTCGCCACCGGCGACGACCCGGACGTGGTGCTGCGGGCCGCGCCGGACGCCGACGTCGTGCTGCTCGACCTGCGACTGCACGGCCGGATGGCACTGGACAAGCTGGCCGAGCTGAGCGCCGCCGGCCGACGGGTGGTGGTCTACTCGGAGCACACCGACCCGCAGACGATGCTCGCCGCGCTGGACGCCGGCGCGGTGGCGTTCCTCGCCAAGCACGAGGGTCGGGAGCACTGTGTGGAGACCGTGCTGGCCGCCGCGAGCGACCGTCCGTACGTGCCGCCCGCGCTCGCCGGCGCGATGGTCGGCGACCCCCGGCCGGACCGACCCATGCTCTCCGACAAGGAGCGCGAGGCGCTGCTGCTCTGGTTCCAGTCGATGTCCAAGGCGTCGGTGGCCCGGCGGATGCAGATCAGCGAGCACACGGTGAAGCAGTACGTCGACAGGGCCCGGATCAAGTACACGAGGGCGGGCCGTCCGGCCGCCACCAAGGCGGCGTTACTCGCCCGCGCGATCGAGGACGGCCTCGTCCGCCCGGAGGAGATCGGCATCTACCGGTCAACGGCGAAGCACGACCGGCCGACCCCCTAA
- a CDS encoding lysophospholipid acyltransferase family protein: protein MPELVYPPVIAAAKTMFRLLDLKITIEGAHHVPRTGGAVLASNHVSYLDFIFAGLGANASGRLVRFMAKESVFAHKISGPLMRGMRHIPVDRQAGAASFRAAVAALKSGEVVGVFPEATISQSFTVKELKSGTVRMARSAKVPVLPVALWGTQRLWTKGRPRTLTRRHTPITILVGEPIDPADFPDPNALAAELTTRLSALVDRAQRTYPDKPAGPDDTWWQPAHLGGGAPTPEEAAALDAAAEQRATSA, encoded by the coding sequence ATGCCGGAGCTCGTGTACCCGCCAGTGATCGCCGCCGCCAAGACGATGTTCCGTCTCCTCGACCTGAAGATCACCATTGAGGGCGCCCACCACGTACCCCGTACCGGCGGGGCGGTCCTGGCCAGCAACCACGTCAGCTACCTCGACTTCATCTTCGCCGGCCTGGGCGCGAACGCCTCGGGCCGGTTGGTCCGGTTCATGGCGAAAGAGTCGGTGTTCGCGCACAAGATCTCCGGCCCGCTGATGCGCGGCATGCGGCACATCCCGGTGGACAGGCAGGCGGGAGCGGCCTCGTTCCGGGCCGCGGTGGCCGCGCTCAAGAGCGGCGAGGTCGTCGGCGTCTTTCCCGAGGCCACGATCAGCCAGTCCTTCACCGTGAAGGAACTGAAGAGCGGCACGGTGCGGATGGCCCGCTCGGCGAAGGTGCCGGTGCTGCCGGTCGCGCTGTGGGGCACGCAGCGGCTCTGGACCAAGGGCCGGCCGCGCACCCTCACCCGCCGGCACACCCCGATCACCATTCTGGTCGGCGAGCCGATCGACCCGGCGGACTTCCCGGACCCGAACGCGCTCGCCGCCGAGCTGACCACCCGGCTCAGCGCCCTCGTCGACCGCGCGCAGCGGACCTATCCGGACAAGCCGGCGGGCCCGGACGACACCTGGTGGCAGCCCGCGCACCTGGGCGGCGGCGCGCCCACCCCGGAGGAGGCCGCCGCGCTGGACGCCGCCGCCGAGCAACGCGCCACCAGCGCCTGA
- a CDS encoding SCP2 sterol-binding domain-containing protein, producing the protein MVDATTRFFEDLDRRGYEPLLAKTSGTLRIDLHEGAQTRHWLLRIDHGRLNISQEDQEADTVIGADPVLFDDVAAGREHGLAAVLRGDMTVTGDARLIVQVERIFPGSPDARGPRRRFVGGAR; encoded by the coding sequence GACCGGCGGGGGTACGAGCCCCTGTTGGCGAAGACCTCCGGGACGCTGCGCATCGACCTGCACGAGGGGGCGCAGACCCGGCACTGGCTGCTGAGGATCGACCACGGTCGGCTGAACATCAGCCAGGAGGACCAGGAGGCCGACACGGTGATCGGCGCGGACCCGGTGCTCTTCGACGACGTCGCCGCGGGCCGGGAGCACGGTCTGGCCGCGGTGTTGCGGGGCGACATGACGGTCACCGGCGACGCCCGTCTCATCGTCCAGGTGGAACGGATCTTCCCCGGTTCCCCGGACGCCCGTGGGCCGCGTCGCCGTTTCGTGGGGGGAGCGCGCTGA